In Sinorhizobium sojae CCBAU 05684, a single window of DNA contains:
- a CDS encoding beta-fructofuranosidase, whose protein sequence is MTSHASPPVLVGSLKTLNADLPAGAIIHAWLKAAEAETPAEMTASRDGKVIGRFTARNAEEFEHGTLVVEDGGETVLAYDATTTTLSVVYAFSEADVLEQGIRVLLSGEANAPPAAPGSYHFRPPFGWMNDPNGFGRFGDQVHLFYQHYPHSLRWNTMHWGHAISDDFLHWRHLPVFLFPSAELSTRADGRGGAFSGSAIRRSGEAPGIRVFFTEQVKDREPEEQIQLTAVSDDLVTAGPAELVLAERPAGLDLTLDFRDPYVFEGPDGRWKMLVGSRDHAGGVVLLYETADPDAAAGWTYLGILHREDRFGMTAAECPCIVPLDGAADDPRTRWALIFGLLTSRDPATGRRNLTLATVGRFDGRNFDKEFEQELDFGTDAYAFQAFVDHGGPVGIAWLANWTDISKRTDFPTAMTLPRRLLLEDGTLRTPPVASAESLRRQLIDDHRLFSGETVDLGNGAVEIVIDLPAPGAAFDLEFDHPEVELGLRVDEQGLSILYDAPEGKFPPRYIAAGARPSTLRIFLDMGSIEIFADNGRWTGTKRLPGFESIRSARLIARHGNVAAARLWQLAL, encoded by the coding sequence ATGACAAGCCATGCAAGCCCCCCTGTCCTTGTCGGCAGCCTGAAAACGCTGAACGCCGACCTTCCCGCTGGAGCCATCATCCATGCGTGGCTGAAGGCAGCCGAGGCCGAAACGCCGGCCGAGATGACGGCCAGCCGGGACGGAAAGGTGATCGGCCGCTTCACCGCCCGAAATGCCGAGGAATTCGAACACGGGACGTTGGTCGTTGAGGATGGCGGCGAGACCGTACTGGCCTACGACGCAACCACGACGACCCTCTCCGTCGTCTATGCCTTCTCGGAAGCGGACGTCCTGGAACAGGGCATCCGTGTGCTCTTGAGCGGAGAGGCCAATGCGCCGCCCGCCGCTCCCGGCAGCTATCATTTCCGCCCGCCCTTCGGCTGGATGAACGATCCGAACGGCTTCGGCCGCTTCGGCGACCAGGTCCATCTCTTCTATCAGCACTACCCGCACAGCCTCCGCTGGAACACCATGCATTGGGGCCATGCGATTTCCGACGACTTTTTGCACTGGCGACACCTGCCGGTCTTCCTCTTTCCCTCGGCGGAGCTTTCAACACGAGCCGACGGACGGGGCGGCGCCTTTTCCGGTTCGGCCATTCGGCGTTCCGGAGAAGCGCCAGGCATCCGCGTCTTCTTCACCGAACAGGTCAAGGACCGTGAGCCCGAGGAACAGATCCAATTGACCGCGGTCAGCGACGACCTGGTGACCGCCGGCCCGGCCGAACTCGTTCTTGCCGAGCGCCCGGCGGGCCTGGACCTGACCCTCGATTTCCGCGACCCTTATGTGTTCGAGGGCCCTGATGGCCGCTGGAAGATGCTCGTCGGCAGCCGCGACCATGCGGGGGGCGTCGTCCTGCTTTACGAGACTGCTGATCCGGATGCGGCCGCCGGCTGGACTTACCTCGGCATTCTCCACCGCGAGGACCGTTTCGGGATGACGGCTGCCGAATGTCCCTGCATCGTACCGCTGGACGGGGCGGCCGACGATCCGCGAACCCGCTGGGCGCTGATTTTCGGGCTGCTCACCAGCCGTGATCCGGCGACCGGCAGGCGCAACCTGACGCTCGCGACAGTCGGCCGGTTCGACGGCCGGAACTTCGATAAGGAATTCGAGCAGGAACTGGATTTCGGCACGGATGCCTACGCCTTCCAGGCCTTCGTCGATCATGGCGGCCCCGTCGGCATCGCTTGGCTCGCCAACTGGACGGATATCTCGAAGAGGACCGATTTCCCGACGGCGATGACGCTACCACGCCGTCTCCTGCTCGAAGACGGCACGCTGCGGACACCGCCGGTCGCGAGCGCCGAGAGCCTGCGCCGGCAACTCATCGACGATCACCGACTGTTCTCCGGCGAGACGGTGGATCTCGGCAATGGAGCCGTCGAGATCGTCATCGATCTTCCGGCACCGGGCGCTGCCTTCGATCTCGAATTCGACCACCCCGAAGTCGAACTTGGCCTCCGGGTCGACGAGCAGGGCCTGAGCATCCTCTATGACGCGCCTGAGGGCAAGTTTCCGCCCCGCTACATCGCCGCCGGCGCTCGGC
- a CDS encoding slipin family protein, whose amino-acid sequence MPLFGSLAPVVAALFLLLIVIAYAIRILREYERGVIFTLGRFTGVKGPGLILLLPYVQQMVRVDLRTRVLDVPSQDVISHDNVSVRVSAVIYFRVIDAEKSTIQVEDFMAATSQLAQTTLRSVLGKHDLDEMLAERDRLNDDIQKILDVQTDAWGVKVATVEIKHVDINESMIRAIARQAEAERERRAKVINAEGEQQAAAKLLEAAVILARQPEAMQLRYLSTLNVLAGEKNSTVIFPFPMEFASMFPKAGGPSE is encoded by the coding sequence ATGCCGTTGTTTGGAAGTCTCGCCCCAGTCGTGGCGGCGCTGTTTCTCCTGCTGATCGTCATCGCCTATGCGATCCGGATACTCAGGGAATACGAGCGCGGCGTCATCTTCACGCTCGGCCGATTTACCGGCGTCAAGGGTCCGGGCCTCATCCTCCTCCTTCCCTATGTCCAACAGATGGTGAGGGTCGACTTGAGAACCCGCGTTCTCGATGTCCCCAGCCAGGACGTCATTTCCCACGACAATGTTTCCGTCCGCGTCAGCGCCGTCATCTACTTCCGGGTGATCGATGCGGAAAAATCGACGATCCAGGTCGAGGATTTCATGGCGGCCACCAGCCAGCTCGCCCAGACGACCTTGCGTTCCGTGCTCGGCAAGCACGATCTCGACGAGATGCTTGCCGAACGCGACCGGCTGAATGATGATATCCAGAAGATCCTCGACGTGCAGACCGATGCCTGGGGCGTCAAAGTGGCGACCGTCGAGATCAAACATGTGGACATCAACGAGTCGATGATCCGGGCAATCGCCCGCCAGGCGGAAGCCGAGCGGGAGCGCCGCGCCAAGGTCATTAATGCCGAGGGCGAGCAGCAGGCGGCGGCGAAATTGCTCGAGGCGGCGGTAATCCTTGCCCGGCAGCCCGAGGCGATGCAATTGCGCTATCTAAGCACGCTGAACGTCCTCGCCGGCGAGAAGAACTCGACCGTGATCTTCCCCTTCCCGATGGAGTTTGCCAGTATGTTTCCCAAGGCGGGGGGCCCTTCCGAATAG
- a CDS encoding carbohydrate ABC transporter permease, protein MTLQQSALPTTMAAARPASRRDKSRLYQEIGMLAPAVILLTIFLIVPFLLSFWTAMTNQPLVPRPTPVRFIGFNNFLRILRDDLFWTSLWNVSRFTLWILPIQCGLAFATALLLHQKLPFRNFFRGLFFLPAITSMVVVCVIWGTLFQYPTGPLNQVIGFLSGGSIQPVDWLGDPDWAMFSIVLLSAWQAYGFQMIVYLAGLQGIPDELYDAARIDGANAFQRFWHVTMPGLRPTHVFVLVITTIQAFKLYTQVAILTQGGPKSSTETVVHYMVRSGFEEQKLGHASAVSVILFLIVLVIALLQRQLLRRYDV, encoded by the coding sequence ATGACCTTGCAGCAATCGGCGCTGCCGACAACTATGGCTGCGGCGCGTCCTGCTTCGCGCCGGGACAAGAGCCGGCTGTACCAGGAGATAGGAATGCTCGCGCCGGCGGTGATCCTCCTGACGATCTTCCTGATCGTGCCGTTCCTCCTGTCATTCTGGACGGCAATGACCAACCAGCCGCTTGTACCGCGTCCGACGCCCGTCCGCTTCATCGGTTTCAATAACTTCCTGCGCATTCTGCGGGACGATCTCTTCTGGACATCGCTCTGGAACGTCTCGCGCTTCACCTTATGGATACTGCCGATCCAGTGCGGACTGGCATTTGCCACGGCATTGCTCTTGCACCAGAAGCTGCCGTTCCGCAATTTCTTCCGCGGGCTCTTCTTCTTGCCCGCCATCACCTCGATGGTGGTCGTCTGCGTCATCTGGGGCACGCTCTTCCAGTACCCGACAGGACCGCTCAACCAGGTGATCGGCTTCCTCTCCGGCGGCAGCATTCAGCCCGTCGATTGGCTCGGCGATCCCGATTGGGCGATGTTCTCGATCGTGCTTCTTTCCGCCTGGCAGGCATACGGCTTCCAGATGATCGTCTACCTCGCCGGCCTGCAGGGCATTCCGGATGAGCTCTACGATGCCGCCCGCATCGACGGCGCCAACGCCTTCCAGCGCTTCTGGCACGTCACCATGCCGGGGCTCAGGCCAACACATGTCTTCGTTCTGGTCATCACCACCATTCAGGCCTTCAAGCTCTATACACAGGTCGCAATCCTGACCCAGGGCGGTCCGAAGAGCAGCACCGAAACCGTGGTGCACTACATGGTGCGCTCCGGCTTCGAAGAGCAGAAGCTCGGGCATGCCTCGGCCGTCTCGGTCATTCTCTTCCTGATCGTCCTCGTCATCGCGCTCCTGCAGCGCCAACTCCTGAGGCGTTACGATGTCTGA
- a CDS encoding MgtC/SapB family protein: MDPLIPRIGLALAIGLLVGLERGWRERDAPGGSRTAGIRTYGISGLLGGVFGALAREQGGGFIFAAGFIGFALCFAWFKLREARHDGDFSVTGVVAALCVFALGGLAVAGDHRAAAAGGAAVAAVLGSREVLHKLLKRLSWIELRSALVLSVMTAIGLPLMPDRAIDPWGGFNPWEIWSFTVLSAAISFMGYIAVRLFGATRGLLVSGLAGALVSSTAVTASLGQKVRSGESARPLAGAACLAAVVSLVRTQVIVAVISPAVLPRVAPAVFAGAAVFALVGAVLMGRGLTPSGRAVSARNPFDLMPLLIFATLFALTATLGAALVVHIGHESLIAVSALSAAFDVDVAVLSALRTSSQSLPSKIIGDAVLAAIAANAAGRVFVAAVSSGAAAYWLRLAVASALAIGVGWALRWTIG, encoded by the coding sequence ATGGATCCGCTAATTCCGAGGATTGGCCTTGCTCTCGCCATTGGACTCCTGGTCGGCCTCGAACGCGGATGGCGCGAGCGCGATGCCCCGGGGGGCAGCCGCACGGCGGGGATCAGGACCTATGGCATTTCCGGGCTTCTTGGCGGCGTCTTCGGCGCTCTGGCGCGAGAGCAAGGCGGCGGCTTCATTTTTGCCGCCGGGTTTATCGGCTTTGCCCTCTGCTTCGCATGGTTCAAACTGCGCGAGGCCCGCCACGACGGGGATTTCAGCGTTACCGGCGTCGTCGCCGCGCTTTGTGTATTCGCGCTCGGCGGATTGGCGGTTGCCGGCGACCACCGCGCGGCGGCGGCCGGCGGTGCTGCCGTTGCGGCTGTGCTTGGAAGCCGCGAGGTGCTTCACAAGCTTCTGAAGCGTCTGTCATGGATCGAGCTTCGTTCGGCGCTCGTGCTTTCGGTCATGACTGCGATCGGCCTGCCTCTGATGCCGGATCGCGCCATCGATCCGTGGGGCGGCTTCAATCCCTGGGAGATCTGGTCCTTTACCGTCCTCAGCGCCGCGATTTCTTTCATGGGCTATATCGCCGTGCGCCTGTTCGGCGCGACGCGGGGGCTGCTCGTCAGCGGACTTGCCGGCGCACTTGTTTCGTCGACCGCAGTCACCGCGAGCTTAGGGCAGAAGGTCCGGAGCGGCGAGAGTGCAAGACCTTTGGCAGGCGCGGCGTGCCTGGCTGCCGTTGTATCGCTTGTGCGGACGCAGGTGATCGTTGCCGTCATTTCCCCGGCGGTCCTTCCACGGGTGGCGCCCGCAGTGTTTGCCGGCGCCGCTGTCTTCGCGCTCGTTGGTGCCGTATTGATGGGGCGTGGGTTAACGCCGAGTGGACGGGCGGTGAGCGCACGAAATCCCTTCGACCTCATGCCGCTGCTCATTTTCGCAACGCTTTTCGCGTTGACCGCGACCCTGGGAGCGGCTCTGGTGGTGCATATCGGCCACGAGAGTCTGATCGCCGTCTCGGCGCTGTCCGCAGCCTTCGACGTGGACGTCGCCGTCCTCAGCGCATTGCGGACAAGCAGCCAATCCCTGCCGTCGAAGATCATCGGCGATGCAGTGCTCGCGGCCATTGCCGCCAATGCCGCAGGGCGGGTATTCGTCGCCGCAGTTTCCTCTGGTGCGGCCGCCTATTGGCTTCGGTTGGCCGTGGCCTCGGCTTTAGCGATCGGCGTCGGCTGGGCCCTCCGCTGGACAATCGGATGA
- a CDS encoding LacI family DNA-binding transcriptional regulator gives MTSSLTDIAKRAGVSVKTVSGALHGGSARMSVETRQRIKEIAEELGYVTNLAARSMRQGWMPLIGVVADDLITSPFATEIIRGLDGAARASDMAVFAMTLSGRRDVASVLEEVRRFRPRAIAYAAMYHKTVSLPEEFADAVGVMINCREANDRVTSLVPDEVGAAQEITGYLIDAGRRNIVFINLPGLLAGELREAGFRRAMTEAGLDSGCARVLPAVRRGVYSDRAPSLVLSHVTELMGGPNPPDAILCGNDRVAMEVYAALRRVGAEIPDDVAVASFDNQVDIASRLDPPLTTMALPHRAMGRQAAGILLSGDPSPGEVRKLPFQLVERASV, from the coding sequence GTGACATCCTCATTGACCGACATAGCCAAGCGCGCGGGCGTTTCCGTCAAGACGGTGTCCGGCGCCCTGCATGGCGGATCGGCACGCATGTCCGTTGAGACGCGGCAACGCATCAAGGAGATCGCCGAGGAGCTCGGCTATGTCACGAATCTTGCGGCCCGCAGCATGCGCCAGGGCTGGATGCCTCTGATCGGCGTCGTCGCCGATGACTTGATCACCTCACCCTTTGCCACCGAAATCATCCGCGGCCTCGACGGCGCAGCGCGAGCATCGGATATGGCTGTCTTCGCAATGACGCTGAGCGGCCGCCGGGACGTGGCCTCTGTACTGGAGGAAGTGCGCCGCTTCCGCCCGCGTGCGATCGCTTACGCCGCCATGTACCACAAGACCGTGTCTTTGCCGGAGGAGTTTGCGGACGCCGTCGGCGTGATGATCAATTGCCGCGAGGCTAATGATCGCGTGACTTCGCTGGTGCCGGACGAGGTCGGCGCCGCACAGGAGATCACCGGCTATTTGATCGATGCCGGCCGCCGCAACATCGTCTTCATCAACCTGCCTGGCCTGCTTGCCGGCGAATTGCGCGAGGCGGGCTTCCGACGTGCAATGACCGAAGCCGGGCTCGATAGCGGTTGCGCGCGCGTATTGCCTGCCGTCCGCCGTGGCGTCTACAGTGACAGAGCGCCGAGCCTCGTCCTTTCCCATGTCACCGAACTGATGGGCGGCCCCAATCCGCCCGATGCAATCCTTTGCGGCAACGACCGCGTGGCCATGGAGGTTTATGCGGCGCTGCGTCGGGTCGGCGCAGAGATTCCGGACGACGTCGCCGTCGCCAGTTTCGACAATCAGGTAGACATCGCCTCACGCCTCGACCCGCCCTTGACGACCATGGCCTTGCCGCATCGCGCCATGGGCCGCCAGGCTGCCGGTATCCTGCTTTCCGGCGATCCGTCGCCGGGGGAGGTGCGCAAGCTGCCATTCCAATTGGTGGAGCGAGCATCAGTCTAA
- a CDS encoding ABC transporter substrate-binding protein yields MGKRLLSLLMASAALGGFAEAKTVIHVMHQGDPGWVATYGDVAKRFEAANPDVDIELIYAPHDAYNEKFSAAVMAKQLPDIMELDAPFLANYVWSGYLQPIKPLIDQDVLDDMTESNIAQGTYPADKDLYAVGLTDSSVVLYGNRKYLDAIGARIPKGVDDAWTREEFEGYLEKLSKLDGVKWPIDTFRGYGIKTEWITYAYGPILQSAGCDLIDRETWKSVGTLDSDACVEAMTMMQTWVKNGWVVPQSSGTNQFFAEGHPAALAMGGHWFYAEAAASMKDDVVVMPLPKFGPQGASPNGTWIWGITTASENPEVAGKFISFMLKDKQFRDYARDDSAYPGLKSFAADSPLYDTGGPMAVAFEQASKTAVARPPHPAYPIITSAFMGAVDEIFNGGDVKAALSAAAEKIDEDIEDNDGYPPFDEQQ; encoded by the coding sequence ATGGGTAAACGATTACTTTCACTGCTGATGGCATCCGCCGCGCTTGGCGGCTTTGCAGAGGCGAAGACGGTGATCCATGTGATGCATCAAGGCGATCCCGGCTGGGTCGCAACCTATGGGGATGTCGCCAAGCGGTTCGAGGCGGCCAATCCGGATGTGGACATCGAGCTCATTTACGCGCCGCATGACGCCTACAACGAGAAGTTCAGCGCCGCGGTCATGGCCAAGCAGTTACCGGACATCATGGAACTCGACGCACCGTTCCTCGCGAACTACGTCTGGTCCGGTTACCTGCAGCCGATCAAGCCGCTGATCGATCAGGACGTCCTCGACGACATGACCGAGTCCAACATCGCACAGGGCACGTATCCGGCAGACAAGGATCTCTACGCCGTCGGGCTCACTGACTCTTCCGTCGTCCTCTACGGCAACCGAAAATATCTGGATGCAATCGGCGCCCGCATCCCGAAGGGAGTGGACGACGCGTGGACACGCGAGGAGTTCGAAGGTTATCTCGAGAAACTCTCCAAGCTCGACGGCGTAAAATGGCCGATCGACACTTTCCGCGGCTATGGCATCAAGACCGAGTGGATCACCTATGCCTATGGTCCGATCCTGCAGTCGGCAGGTTGCGACCTCATCGATCGCGAGACCTGGAAATCCGTCGGAACGCTTGACAGCGACGCCTGCGTCGAAGCGATGACGATGATGCAGACATGGGTAAAGAATGGCTGGGTCGTGCCGCAATCCTCGGGCACCAACCAGTTCTTCGCCGAGGGGCATCCCGCCGCCCTGGCGATGGGTGGCCACTGGTTCTATGCCGAGGCCGCCGCCTCAATGAAGGATGACGTCGTGGTAATGCCGCTGCCGAAATTCGGACCGCAGGGCGCAAGCCCGAACGGAACCTGGATCTGGGGCATCACTACCGCTTCGGAGAATCCGGAGGTCGCGGGAAAATTCATCAGTTTCATGCTGAAGGACAAACAATTTCGCGACTATGCCCGGGACGATTCCGCGTATCCCGGCCTGAAGAGCTTCGCCGCCGATTCACCGCTCTACGACACCGGCGGCCCGATGGCTGTGGCATTCGAGCAGGCGTCGAAGACCGCGGTCGCGCGGCCGCCGCACCCAGCCTATCCGATCATCACTTCGGCCTTCATGGGCGCCGTCGACGAGATCTTCAATGGCGGTGATGTCAAGGCCGCGCTCTCGGCCGCGGCAGAGAAGATCGACGAGGACATCGAAGACAACGACGGCTATCCGCCCTTCGACGAGCAGCAGTAA
- a CDS encoding carbohydrate ABC transporter permease, translated as MSDLVLSTAQLEVKRAPSGIGSLRIVQTACILVIALVIVSPLLMLFVASLKDDRFQILADMGSFRAFWVSDPTLSNFMEVGNFSGQLAFGRYLMNSLIILAGTVGFGLVVNSMAGFVLAWGSLRGRALILSLVIALYVIPQESIIMPLVIMVSRAGITDTFAVQIVPWVASPLYIYLFYQFFAQLPKELFEAAQIDGASVFRIYRSIFLPLSLPALATVSILMGIEAWNQYLWPILVTQTDYARPIAVAIATFFGQDSIYWDRAMAASVLMMIPILALYIAFQRWFVSSFVGSAVKG; from the coding sequence ATGTCTGATCTCGTTCTTTCCACAGCACAGCTGGAAGTAAAGCGCGCGCCATCCGGGATCGGTTCGCTGCGCATCGTGCAAACCGCCTGCATACTCGTCATTGCCCTTGTGATCGTTTCGCCGCTCCTGATGTTGTTCGTGGCGAGCCTCAAGGACGATCGCTTCCAGATTCTGGCAGACATGGGTAGTTTCCGCGCCTTCTGGGTATCCGACCCCACGCTGTCGAACTTCATGGAGGTCGGCAATTTCTCCGGTCAACTTGCCTTCGGCCGCTATCTCATGAACTCGCTGATCATCCTGGCGGGCACGGTCGGCTTCGGCCTCGTCGTCAATTCCATGGCTGGATTCGTGCTCGCCTGGGGTTCGCTGCGCGGCCGCGCGCTGATCCTGTCACTGGTAATCGCGCTCTACGTGATCCCTCAGGAGAGTATCATCATGCCGCTCGTCATCATGGTGTCGCGCGCCGGCATCACGGACACATTCGCAGTGCAGATCGTTCCCTGGGTTGCAAGCCCGCTCTACATTTACCTGTTCTACCAGTTTTTCGCGCAACTGCCGAAGGAGCTTTTCGAAGCCGCTCAGATCGACGGCGCCTCGGTCTTCCGCATCTACCGGTCGATTTTCCTGCCCCTCAGCCTGCCGGCGCTGGCGACGGTGTCGATCCTGATGGGGATCGAGGCCTGGAATCAATATCTCTGGCCGATTCTCGTGACGCAGACCGATTATGCCCGGCCGATCGCCGTCGCCATCGCCACCTTCTTCGGTCAGGACAGCATCTATTGGGATCGCGCCATGGCCGCCTCCGTCCTGATGATGATCCCGATCCTCGCCCTTTATATCGCCTTCCAGCGCTGGTTCGTAAGCTCCTTCGTTGGCTCCGCCGTGAAAGGTTGA
- a CDS encoding NfeD family protein has product MSRILAMVMLFLAVLSLPTPPVPAQERVALVLHVDGAIGPATAEYVTKGLQRARERGVALVVLQMDTPGGLDTSMREIIRAILDSSVPVASFVAPSGARAASAGTYILYASHVAAMAPGTNLGAATPIAIGGGLFGGDEGDKETSDDADEQGADKRPANAAEAKLLNDAIAYIRGLAELRGRNVDWAERAVREAASLSSAAAARENVVDFVAPTVEDLLRQSHGRTVRVAQTDVRLDTANLAVEDLAPDWRTRLLSVITNPNVALLLMIVGIYGLIFEFLSPGTMVPGTIGGISLLLGLYALAVLPVSYAGIGLIVLGSGLLVGEAHSPSFGVLGIGGGIALVLGAAILFDTDVPGLQVSWPVLGGVAIASLAFSLIVARLAYLSHRHEVVTGSEEMIGLSGKVDSWAGAAGYVITHGERWKAVSTEPLDPGEEIKVVGRDGLTLKVVRHAQGGWSGG; this is encoded by the coding sequence ATGTCCCGAATCCTCGCCATGGTGATGTTGTTCCTCGCGGTGCTTTCGCTGCCGACTCCCCCTGTGCCCGCGCAAGAGCGTGTCGCTCTCGTCCTGCATGTGGACGGTGCAATCGGCCCTGCGACGGCGGAATATGTAACGAAGGGCCTTCAACGTGCCCGTGAACGGGGCGTCGCACTGGTCGTTCTACAGATGGACACGCCGGGCGGTCTCGACACCTCCATGCGTGAGATCATTCGTGCAATCCTTGATTCCTCCGTTCCCGTCGCGAGCTTCGTCGCGCCAAGCGGGGCGAGGGCGGCAAGCGCCGGGACCTACATACTCTATGCGAGCCATGTGGCTGCGATGGCGCCGGGGACCAATCTTGGCGCTGCCACGCCGATCGCCATTGGCGGAGGGCTGTTCGGTGGAGACGAGGGGGATAAGGAAACGTCCGATGATGCAGACGAGCAGGGTGCGGACAAGCGCCCCGCCAATGCCGCCGAAGCTAAGCTCCTCAACGATGCGATAGCCTATATTCGTGGGCTCGCGGAGCTGCGCGGCCGAAACGTCGACTGGGCGGAGCGTGCCGTACGGGAAGCGGCAAGCCTATCCTCGGCAGCGGCGGCACGGGAGAATGTCGTCGATTTCGTCGCTCCCACCGTCGAGGACCTTTTGAGGCAATCCCACGGTCGCACGGTCCGCGTCGCCCAGACAGATGTCCGGCTCGATACGGCGAACCTTGCGGTCGAGGATTTGGCACCCGACTGGCGGACCCGCTTGCTCTCCGTGATCACAAACCCGAACGTTGCCCTCCTGCTTATGATCGTCGGCATATATGGGCTGATTTTTGAATTCCTGTCGCCCGGAACGATGGTGCCGGGCACGATCGGCGGCATCAGCCTGCTGCTCGGCCTTTACGCGCTTGCCGTGCTGCCGGTGAGCTATGCCGGCATCGGGCTTATCGTGCTCGGGAGCGGGCTGCTGGTCGGCGAGGCACATTCGCCGTCCTTCGGCGTGCTCGGAATCGGCGGCGGGATCGCTCTCGTGCTCGGTGCTGCCATCCTGTTCGATACCGACGTGCCGGGGCTGCAGGTGTCCTGGCCGGTTCTGGGCGGCGTCGCGATCGCAAGCCTCGCATTCAGTTTGATCGTTGCGCGCCTCGCCTACCTCTCCCACCGGCACGAGGTCGTCACCGGTTCGGAAGAGATGATCGGCTTGTCCGGCAAGGTCGACAGCTGGGCGGGAGCCGCCGGTTACGTCATCACCCATGGCGAGCGCTGGAAGGCGGTCAGTACCGAGCCGCTCGATCCGGGCGAGGAAATCAAGGTCGTTGGCCGGGACGGGCTGACGCTCAAGGTCGTGCGCCATGCGCAAGGCGGTTGGAGCGGGGGGTAA